A portion of the Pagrus major chromosome 8, Pma_NU_1.0 genome contains these proteins:
- the LOC141000965 gene encoding alpha-1,3-mannosyl-glycoprotein 4-beta-N-acetylglucosaminyltransferase C-like, whose amino-acid sequence MILRLMWKSVDKMRCFRKRSMFPFLGFLITFLLFFNLYMDDGYVLEAEKRQLGETLMHPANSERYVHTFRDLSNFSGTINVTYRYLAGIPLPRKKYLTIGLSSVKRKKGNYLLETIKSIFDQSSYEELKEIVVVVHLADFDLVWCENLVQEITRKFAHHIIAGRLLVIHTPEEYYPSLDGLKRNYNDPEDRVRFRSKQNVDYAFLLNFCTNLSHFYMMLEDDVRCSRNFLTALKKVITSREGSYWVMLEFSKLGYIGKLYHSKDLPRLAHFLLMFYQEMPCDWLLIHFRGLLAQKDVIRFKPSLFQHMGYYSSYKGAENKLKDDDFEEDSIDIPDNPPASLYTNINVFENYDATKAYSSIVDEYFWGKPPCTGDFFVIIFNKSTKVSRIKIVTGTEDRQNDILHHGALEVGQKSVDTKQGRQCSSYITLGEFKGGSIEVTNVDHKIGFDIECVRIVVTANQKEWVIIRTISLWTTQPVSQSF is encoded by the exons ATGATCCTGAGGCTAATGTGGAAGTCCGTGGACAAGATGAGGTGTTTCAGGAAACGATCCATGTTCCCCTTCCTCGGCTTCCTCATCACCTTCCTGCTCTTTTTCAACCTTTATATGGATGATGGTTATGTGCTG GAGGCTGAAAAAAGACAGCTGGGAGAGACCCTGATGCATCCTGCCAACTCTGAAAGATACGTCCACACATTCAGAGATCTGTCTAATTTCTCCGGGACTATTAACGTGACTTACCGCTACCTTGCAGGAATTCCTTTGCCACGTAAAA AGTATCTCACCATCGGTTTGTCATCTGTCAAGAGGAAAAAGGGGAATTACCTCCTGGAGACAATCAAATCCATCTTTGATCAGTCCAGTTACGAGGAACTCAAAGAGATTGTGGTTGTGGTCCACCTGGCAGACTTTGATCTGGTCTGGTGTGAGAACCTGGTGCAGGAGATCACCAGGAAGTTTGCTCACCACATCATAGCCGGACGCCTCCTGGTGATCCACACTCCAGAGGAGTACTATCCATCTCTGGATGGGTTGAAAAGGAACTATAACGACCCGGAGGATCGGGTCCGTTTCCGCTCTAAGCAGAATGTGGACTACGCATTCCTCCTAAACTTCTGCACAAACCTCTCTCACTTCTACATGATGTTAGAGGACGATGTGCGCTGCTCCAGGAACTTCCTGACGGCGCTGAAGAAGGTGATCACCTCCAGAGAAGGTTCCTACTGGGTGATGCTGGAGTTCTCCAAGCTGGGCTACATCGGGAAGCTGTACCACTCCAAAGACCTGCCACGTCTGGCTCATTTCCTCCTCATGTTCTACCAGGAAATGCCCTGCGACTGGCTCCTCATACACTTCAGGGGCCTGCTGGCCCAGAAGGACGTGATCCGCTTCAAGCCCTCACTGTTCCAGCACATGGGCTACTACTCTTCTTACAAAGGAGCGGAGAACAAGCTGAAGGACGACGACTTCGAGGAAGATTCCATAGACATTCCTGACAACCCTCCTGCCAGCCTTTACACGAACATTAACGTCTTTGAGAACTACGATGCCACAAAGGCTTACAGCAGTATTGTTGATGAATATTTCTGGGGAAAGCCTCCGTGCACTGGAGATTTCTTTGTCATAATCTTTAATAAATCAACTAAAGTCAGCAGAATAAAAATAGTGACGGGCACAGAGGACAGACAAAATGACATTCTTCACCACGGAGCTCTGGAAGTAGGCCAGAAGTCTGTGGACACTAAACAGGGAAGGCAGTGTTCATCATACATCACGTTAGGAGAGTTTAAAGGTGGCAGCATTGAGGTTACCAACGTGGACCACAAGATCGGCTTCGACATCGAGTGCGTACGAATAGTCGTCACTGCCAATCAGAAAGAGTGGGTCATTATAAGAACTATCAGTTTATGGACCACACAACCTGTCAGTCAGAGTTTTTAA